The stretch of DNA AATTCGATTGGAATGATTGCTGAAGACAAAGAATCAATCAGTGTTTGGATTTTGACGGTTTGTTGTTCATCGAGAATAAAAGCTTGTTGAATTTGTTCTTCTAAACGTAATTTTTCTCCTCTTAAATGAGCCCAAGCACCCTCTAATTCTTGACTTTTGGTTTCAAATTCAATTCTAATTTTTTCAGATTCTTCTCGAAGAATATTAATTTCCTGACGCTGCTGCTCTAGCTTTTGATACTCTTGCTCCATCAACTCAAGCTGTTCAAGCCGAGTTTCCATCTCAATTTCTCTACGGCTTAACTCTTCACTTTGAATTGTTAAAGATTCTTTCCATTGTTCGATTTCCTCTTCTTGATTTTTAGTTTTTTCTAAAAGACGAGAAAAACCTTGTAAAATACTCACAATTCGCTTAGAAGCTGATTCAAGATTTCCTTGTAATTGGCGATTTGTCCCTAAATTAACTACTATTAAAGCTCCTTCACCAAAACTATTCGCTTCTTCTGCATTAATTAACTCGTTTCCAGGTACAATACTCCAACTTTGATCATTGTGTTGACAAGCTAACAGTTTGAGTTTTGTCTCAGAACCGCCCATAAATCCTATTTTCTGCTTCTGTACTTCTGCCAGATATAGCACTCTTGGAATCCTCTTGATTGTTACTATCTTTACTTAGAAAAACTCGATAAATAAATTTATTTCAAGATTTTGTTTCGGTTTTATTGATATTTTTAAGATTTTTTCTTATAAAACGATACATTGGCATATTATTGTAAACATTTATCAATATAATTTAGTTTGCCTATTTGAGCAGAGCTAATAAATAACTGTTCATCATAGCTTTTCTTTTCTAGTTTGATTAACCCAGTAAGAAAAATATTTTGGCTTATTTAATATAACCAGCATAACTAGCTGAATAAACACTTGCCAAGGTTATTTTGAAATGTTATCAAGTTGATGACTTGAGCGTAAAAATCTTCAATTAAACTTCATTTATATAATTTGAGCAAAAAACAAGATGCAAGGTGACTTACAAGATATAAGTTTTTCTAGTCTCATTAAATTTCTGGAATTGAATCAGCAAACAGGCACACTGTTTGTGGAAACGAGAACTTCTCCCTTTCCCATTAATCAAACTGCTACTAGTAGTTATAGCTATCTTCCTTCAAAATCTTATTTTTCATCTTGTCCATCTCAACTACAGACATGGTTAATCTTTTTTAAAGATGGAAAAATTTTTTATGCTGCCAATAGTCAAGAAAATGCTCTTTTACAACTCAAAGATTATCTTCATTTCAACTTATCAGAAAAAATACTTAATTATTTAGATGCAATTTCAGACTTGTCTGGGGATTATTTAGAATATAGGTATTTATTCTATTTGCTCCAAAAAAAAATCATTTCCCCTCTCAAAGCTCAAAAAATTTTAAAAAATATTTTAAGAGAAAGTTTATTTCAGATTTTAAAATTATCTCAAGGTAAGTTCTTTTTTCAATCTAGTCAAATTCACTTAAATAATTATTTTGAATTTAATCCAGAAGTATTAATGAATGAAGTATTAAAAGAATTGCAATATTGGTATAAATTAACTCCGTATATCCACTCAGAAACTCAATATTTTAGCAATTGTCATCAAGAGCAACTTAAAAAAAAATTAGCTGCTAAGACTTATCAAACAGTAAGCAATTGGATTCAACACAAAACTTCTTTACTGCAAGCATCAAGACAATTAAACTGTTCTGTGGTCGCTTTAGCTAAAACAGTTTATCCTTATCTGACAAAAAGTTGGATTAAGTTGTTAGCTGAGGATTCGCAAGATTATTTAAAAAAATCTATTAATAATAACCAACAAACATCACACATTATTTATATTGATAATGACGTGACGAATGGTAAGAATGTAGAGTATATTCTGAAGCAGAGGAATTATAAATTAACAGTAGTTCAGGATTCGATAGAGGCATTAAGTCTAATTTTAAAAACTCAGCCTGACGCGATTCTGTGTAACGTTGATCTGCCTCAAATTACGGGATATGAATTGTGTAGTATGCTACAAAATTCTCAGATAAGCAGGCAAATTCCAATCATTTTAGTAGCTGAGTGTGAAGATTGTCTAGATTTAGAAAAAGCAAAATTAGTGTGTACTGGAGATTATCTTATTAAACCGTTTATAAATGATGAGTTATTGATTTTATTAGAAAAACATATAAAGGGTACAAAAGAGAAACAATTACATTTAATCAGTTGATGTTGCTAACTCAAAATAAATCAAGTTATTAGCTAGAGCTAAATTATTCAAAAATAATAAATTGAGGAGGAGTCATGCCATGAAGGATAAACAAAGATATATTAAGTTAATCAGTCTGCTTTTAAAAGTAAATTATTAGCTTAGTAAAATTAAGCGTTCGAGTATGCAATGTTGTCAGATAACATATTATGAGTAAAGTTCTGATTGTAGAAGATAGCTTGGCGCAAAGACAAATGATTTCGGATCTACTTAAAGGTAGTGGACTGAAAGTTGTAGTAGCTTGTGATGGGGTTGAGGCATTAGAGCATCTAGAAAAATTTAGTCCAGATCTAGTAGTGATGGATATTGTGATGCCCCGCATGAATGGTTATGAATTGTGTCGAAGGCTAAAAGCTGATCCCAAAACCCAAAATGTTCCTGTGGTAATGTGTTCTTCTAAGGGAGAAGAGTTTGACCGCTATTGGGGCATGAAACAGGGAGCAGATGCTTATATTGCTAAACCTTTTCAACCTGTAGAGTTAATTGGTACAGTCAAACAGCTTTTGAGGGCATAAGATTCATAAGTTTTCAAAAGTATTTAGATAAGATATTTCAGAAAAAACTACATTATTTAATATGGTTAGCAATTCGGAACTACTTATCGGTAACGAGCAAGAATTATCACTAGAAATCAAACCTTTAGATAATCCTGAAGGAGAATTGCATTTGCGGTTCTATTTAGCTTCTGGTGAAGAATTGGCATTACCAGCTACAGGTATTGCTGAAGTTATGCATCCTAGTCCCGATCATATTACACCCATTCCTAACGCCTCGCCGCTTTTATTAGGAACTATTAACTTGCGAGGTAAAATCATTTGGGTGGCTGATTTGGGACAATTTTTAGCTGACTCAGGAATTCTCAATACTGATAGACCAACTCTACCAGTAATAGCAATTGAACATCAAGAACAGATTATTGGCTTAGCAATTGACCGTATTGGCGGAATGGACTGGCTTGATACAGAAAAACTAGAGGTAGCAACTAATTTATCTGATAGTATGGCTCCTTTTATACATAAACAGTGGAAATTAGATAACGATTCTACTCGAATTTTGAGATTACTAGATCAAGTAGATGTTTTGCGTTCTGCCAGATGGGCAGCGTAAAGCGATCGCTGTTATTAAGTTACTTATTATACTAAACTCATCCTAATATACTAACTAAGCTCCTTGAAACTATTAAAAGTTATGCAAAATTTAAGCCAGAAGCAGGGAATCTAGTAAGAGCGACCACAATTAGATTTAATTTGACAGAAAGCAAATGGCATCAGAAACTAACTATTCAAACGAATACGGGCAAGCAGAAAAAGCTTACTTACAAGGAAATTTTAATCAGGCTGCTGAAATTATTGATCGTTTAGCAGAGGATTTTCCTGAAGATCCCCATGTTCTTTTATTAAGGGGTCATATTTATTGCTATGGCTTTCAAAATTATGATTTAGCTCAACAACAATATGAATTAGCATCGGAACTGAGTCAAGATCAGGAGATCTTGGATTATGCCTATCATGGTATTGAACAAGTTAAGCAATTACAGCAACAAGCTTCATCTGAGCAAAATTTTGAGCAGTTTGATGTAGAAGAAGGGGCTTTTTCTCAGGATTTTGAGCTAGCAGAAAACTGGAACGAAACAAGTTTTACTCCTGATTTAGACAGTGATCATAATGACTTTGAGCATGAGAATAATTATGGTTTTCAATTAGATGATCTTGAGTTAGAAGATTTGTCTGAAGTAAATCAGAATGCTGAGAGCTATTTAGAAAAAGAATCGACTTTTACTAATCCTTTTGGGGTAGAAGAAAAGGAAAATTGGGACAGCTTTAACGAAATCGAACCTGCTTCAGCTTTTTCAAAACAGAATACCTTTGACCAAAACTATAGCGAAAACGATCCTTTTGCGCAATTTGAGCCAGAAGAAGTAGAACAGGATTTGTCAGCCCAAGTTGAGTCAAGTTATGAATTTGAAGATTTTGAAGCTTCGGAAGCAAAATTTGACGAGTCAAATGCTAATGCTTCAAGAAATAATGTAAAAACCTTCATGGTTGATGAAGAAGATGAGAATGAATCATTGTATGGTTCTGGATCTCATGCACCAGAAGATACTAATTTTTTGGGAGATACTAACTTTATTGGTGATGAAAACTATAGTTCAGATCTAGACGTAGATACGATTTTAACAGAGTCTTACAGCGATCGCTATAAGAGAAATTTAAACGATCATGCTGAAGAAGATGAATCAGACTATCAGGATGAACTTGAGTTTGATGAAATTGATAGTAGTTTTTTTGATTTAGAAGAATTAGAACAAGGTCTTCCCGATACTGGTTTATTTAACGTGGCTGATAATGCTGGTCACTCTAGTCATCTTAGCCCTAATAATGATGTTTTTCAGGAAAATCGCCTGATTGGCATAGAGGAAAACGAAGCTAGTCAGATTAGTCAAATCAGTCATGTTGCAGATATAGTAATTGAACCGAGTGTTGAAACTCGGCAGGGGTTGTTAGCTGGATTTGTCAATGCTCCTATCCAGAAAAAACAATTGATTACTGCTAGTGTTACTGGAGTGGTGTCACTTTTTGCTGTGTTGACAATTGGATTAGTTGGTACAGCAATCAATAAGGAAGATAATACTGCCTCGGGAGCAAGAAATAGTGCGTTA from Stanieria cyanosphaera PCC 7437 encodes:
- a CDS encoding response regulator, whose amino-acid sequence is MSKVLIVEDSLAQRQMISDLLKGSGLKVVVACDGVEALEHLEKFSPDLVVMDIVMPRMNGYELCRRLKADPKTQNVPVVMCSSKGEEFDRYWGMKQGADAYIAKPFQPVELIGTVKQLLRA
- a CDS encoding response regulator, with protein sequence MQGDLQDISFSSLIKFLELNQQTGTLFVETRTSPFPINQTATSSYSYLPSKSYFSSCPSQLQTWLIFFKDGKIFYAANSQENALLQLKDYLHFNLSEKILNYLDAISDLSGDYLEYRYLFYLLQKKIISPLKAQKILKNILRESLFQILKLSQGKFFFQSSQIHLNNYFEFNPEVLMNEVLKELQYWYKLTPYIHSETQYFSNCHQEQLKKKLAAKTYQTVSNWIQHKTSLLQASRQLNCSVVALAKTVYPYLTKSWIKLLAEDSQDYLKKSINNNQQTSHIIYIDNDVTNGKNVEYILKQRNYKLTVVQDSIEALSLILKTQPDAILCNVDLPQITGYELCSMLQNSQISRQIPIILVAECEDCLDLEKAKLVCTGDYLIKPFINDELLILLEKHIKGTKEKQLHLIS
- a CDS encoding chemotaxis protein CheW; this encodes MVSNSELLIGNEQELSLEIKPLDNPEGELHLRFYLASGEELALPATGIAEVMHPSPDHITPIPNASPLLLGTINLRGKIIWVADLGQFLADSGILNTDRPTLPVIAIEHQEQIIGLAIDRIGGMDWLDTEKLEVATNLSDSMAPFIHKQWKLDNDSTRILRLLDQVDVLRSARWAA
- a CDS encoding methyl-accepting chemotaxis protein; this translates as MASETNYSNEYGQAEKAYLQGNFNQAAEIIDRLAEDFPEDPHVLLLRGHIYCYGFQNYDLAQQQYELASELSQDQEILDYAYHGIEQVKQLQQQASSEQNFEQFDVEEGAFSQDFELAENWNETSFTPDLDSDHNDFEHENNYGFQLDDLELEDLSEVNQNAESYLEKESTFTNPFGVEEKENWDSFNEIEPASAFSKQNTFDQNYSENDPFAQFEPEEVEQDLSAQVESSYEFEDFEASEAKFDESNANASRNNVKTFMVDEEDENESLYGSGSHAPEDTNFLGDTNFIGDENYSSDLDVDTILTESYSDRYKRNLNDHAEEDESDYQDELEFDEIDSSFFDLEELEQGLPDTGLFNVADNAGHSSHLSPNNDVFQENRLIGIEENEASQISQISHVADIVIEPSVETRQGLLAGFVNAPIQKKQLITASVTGVVSLFAVLTIGLVGTAINKEDNTASGARNSALMALVAGVASFGTAIFFGNLTAKQIEQATKDLENQFDDVYQGNLNAKATVYSRDEFGMLATRFNRMTKVILTTTQEAQRRAEETEQAKEDLQRQVIRLLDDVEGAARGDLTVQATVTADVLGAVADAFNLTIQSLREIVRQVKQAAEQVNKGSTDSELFARNQSSEALRMAEELAVTLNSVQMMTESIERVAENAREAEEVARSSSVTALKGGKAVDRTVAGIFQIRETVSETARKVKRLAEASQEISKIVLLISTIAERTNQLALNASIQAAKAGEAGRGFAVVADEVRQLADRSAKSLKEIEQIVLQIQSETGSVMTAMEEGIQEVIDVTDRAEQAKTALEDIIQVSNRIDTLVRSITADTVEQRENSRAVAQVMQSVELTAQATSQESQRVAGALQNLVSIARDLLSSVERFRIDKNED